In Pedobacter sp. SL55, the following proteins share a genomic window:
- a CDS encoding FecR family protein has protein sequence MSKKSIRNRFLSTIDKYLRGKSTPEQNTLVDYFYDSIPDENISEEKLAMIGADIKSNIDQDISTNVVKLQPRRYTFLKIASCFVLLGIASTYVVQKYFITKESNYALAKNEKNSPIIVLRDGESYDLQDTMFSRLTQRVTDKGEKVFLLPADFGSDRTSINQIKNPSDRIFAFQLHDGTKAWLNPHSTLEILPVTAGKRMVKIEGTVLFDVQKVKTADSYMPFVVKTALQTIEVLGTKFIVNSFDKVNEDVLLLEGKVKLTHNNFQTAVILKPDQKASLRSTDPKILITKATDGYKVEAWHKGLFYFENEKMEEVMEEMAQWYGEEIVVSKNIRHIPITGMISRYDSVDQALKMIELTNNVKYTRSGSKIYVK, from the coding sequence ATGTCCAAAAAATCTATTAGAAATAGGTTTTTATCAACCATAGATAAATACTTAAGAGGGAAATCTACTCCTGAACAAAATACGCTCGTCGATTATTTTTACGACTCCATTCCCGATGAGAACATTTCGGAAGAGAAGCTTGCCATGATCGGCGCAGATATCAAAAGTAATATTGATCAAGATATTTCGACCAATGTAGTGAAACTACAACCTCGTCGTTATACTTTCCTAAAAATTGCTTCTTGCTTTGTGTTGTTGGGCATAGCCTCAACTTATGTTGTACAAAAATATTTTATTACTAAGGAAAGCAATTATGCTTTGGCAAAAAATGAAAAAAACTCTCCAATAATTGTGCTTAGAGATGGAGAAAGTTACGATCTGCAAGACACGATGTTCAGCAGGCTCACACAGCGAGTGACAGACAAAGGCGAGAAGGTTTTTCTACTGCCAGCAGATTTTGGAAGCGATCGCACGAGCATCAACCAGATTAAAAATCCCAGTGACCGAATTTTTGCTTTCCAACTGCACGATGGAACCAAAGCATGGTTAAATCCTCATTCGACCTTGGAAATTTTACCAGTTACGGCCGGTAAGCGTATGGTCAAAATCGAGGGAACGGTGTTATTTGATGTTCAAAAAGTGAAAACTGCGGATAGCTATATGCCTTTTGTAGTGAAAACTGCACTCCAAACTATAGAAGTATTGGGTACCAAATTCATCGTCAATTCTTTTGATAAAGTGAACGAAGATGTACTCCTGTTAGAGGGCAAAGTGAAATTGACACACAATAATTTCCAGACAGCGGTCATCCTCAAGCCAGATCAAAAGGCTTCATTGCGCAGTACAGATCCTAAAATCCTCATTACCAAAGCTACCGATGGCTACAAGGTAGAAGCTTGGCATAAAGGCCTGTTCTATTTTGAAAATGAGAAAATGGAAGAGGTGATGGAGGAAATGGCCCAATGGTACGGCGAAGAGATTGTAGTTAGCAAAAACATCAGGCATATTCCAATTACTGGTATGATCAGTAGGTACGATAGTGTAGACCAAGCACTGAAGATGATTGAGCTAACCAATAATGTAAAATATACCAGGAGCGGTAGTAAAATTTATGTGAAGTAA
- a CDS encoding RNA polymerase sigma factor, whose product MNIGYSSYTLEELLLRIKEDDQRAFDELYSRTWKQLYIKTYSKLKIEDLSKDIVQEVFVDFWNKRHARDIQNVQAYLMQAVKFKVLDEFRKSRYEFVELDNFIEQIRDSNDADSQLISKEFFTALKAWTETLPAKRREIFKLKYEEGLSNKEIAERLDVSVKTVQNQLLNSSAELKLLLRTALFTHFLLFFGS is encoded by the coding sequence ATGAACATCGGTTATTCTTCATACACACTTGAAGAACTTCTTTTGCGTATAAAAGAAGATGACCAACGTGCGTTCGATGAACTCTATTCTAGGACCTGGAAACAGCTTTACATCAAAACCTACAGCAAATTAAAAATCGAAGATCTTTCAAAAGATATCGTTCAAGAGGTTTTTGTAGACTTTTGGAACAAACGTCATGCAAGGGATATCCAAAATGTGCAGGCTTATTTAATGCAAGCCGTAAAATTTAAGGTGCTGGACGAGTTTCGTAAATCCCGCTACGAATTTGTAGAGCTGGATAATTTTATCGAGCAGATCAGAGATAGCAACGATGCCGATTCGCAATTGATCTCAAAAGAATTTTTTACAGCGCTCAAAGCTTGGACAGAAACACTTCCTGCAAAACGAAGAGAAATCTTTAAGTTGAAATATGAAGAAGGTCTAAGCAATAAGGAAATTGCCGAGCGGTTAGATGTTTCTGTTAAAACTGTTCAGAACCAATTGCTTAACTCCTCGGCTGAGCTGAAGCTTTTACTGCGTACTGCACTATTTACACATTTTTTACTTTTTTTTGGGAGTTAA
- a CDS encoding REP-associated tyrosine transposase → MSIKYKFSNPEGLYFVTFAVVGWIDVFTRVVYKDILIEIFAYCIKEKGLRIHSYVIMSNHVHMIISANVGSRLAHIMRDMKKYAAYRILKEIRANIVESRRDWMLFLFAKAGKGNSNNTHYQFWQHDNHPIELDLHNTRVLQQKLAYIHQNPVKAGLVSMASSYIYSSAIDYEGGRGVLKIMLL, encoded by the coding sequence ATGAGCATCAAGTATAAGTTTAGCAATCCAGAAGGACTTTATTTTGTAACCTTTGCGGTGGTAGGTTGGATAGATGTATTTACAAGGGTTGTCTATAAGGATATACTGATAGAAATATTTGCTTATTGTATAAAAGAGAAGGGTTTAAGGATACATAGCTATGTCATCATGAGCAATCATGTACATATGATTATCAGTGCCAATGTAGGTAGCCGTTTAGCGCATATCATGAGAGATATGAAAAAATATGCTGCTTATCGGATATTAAAAGAAATAAGGGCGAACATTGTAGAGAGCAGGAGAGATTGGATGTTATTTCTATTTGCAAAGGCAGGAAAAGGCAATAGTAACAATACCCATTATCAGTTTTGGCAACACGATAACCATCCAATAGAATTAGATCTCCATAATACTCGTGTTTTACAACAGAAGTTAGCTTATATCCATCAAAACCCAGTAAAGGCGGGCTTGGTAAGCATGGCATCATCATACATCTATAGTAGTGCCATAGATTATGAAGGTGGCAGGGGAGTTTTAAAGATAATGTTATTGTAG
- a CDS encoding RHS repeat domain-containing protein, with amino-acid sequence MGTKKLDYEYDLVSGKVNFLAYQHGNNDAFYYKYNYDAENRLTEAWSALSANIDARGFGSSLGANKRLDATYRYYLHGPLARMELGNEENKVQGIDYAYTLQGWLKGVNSTNLNPNIDMGRDGSATSTIGKDAYSYTLHYYGQNDYVPIGTFYNSTRPFFGGYTANEFKPLYNGNIAMMGVNIPKVGPALQYAYRYDQLNRITQTTTYEGLNSTSNIWTPNKLEDFRENFAYDANGNILTLQRKGNNTFAGMPLNMDNLKYSYYYIKADGTKGTYRPSEDAVPSDAVAFTNQLSGVADTQDNTNNYPNDIDHQTPTNYVYDRIGNLIKDRKEGLVSIDWNVYGKIKSIGKDLNGDQTIDKTIAYQYDASGNRVGKTYDGTSTYYVRDAQGNTLAVYDKQDSNPLYWREQQLYGSSRLGMWKPNVILATGNAQQVWNDVGNKFFELSNHLGNVLAVISDKRVPLTGGGYEAEVVSANDYYAFGGQMPGRNFNLGGSYRYGFNGKENDNEVGKGEGGQQDYGMRIYNPRIGKFLSVNPLTREYAALTPYQFSSNNPIAMIDVDGLEGTPFQIAQAVSSNRAYEADLHKKDPKNADAIIRQHNIDAFLFVGGALTGGAGRLATIFWDGVMLFGGYKIAKGAIKKDSDQTMEGVRIVAGAAMGEILSATIGLVIKSGKPVILDFFGGQKSNIKGALNVDPVAEAGFKGTIEEFVQVAKKNNITGKVDKIVANNPFGYSDYIADASQLLKKGGTITVRGTESNKYFNQILKGTAEGLENFEVLKSKALISEAEKKLMKTTTGKPITGDVYEVILKKK; translated from the coding sequence TTGGGTACTAAGAAGCTAGATTATGAATACGATCTGGTAAGTGGCAAAGTAAATTTCTTGGCCTATCAGCACGGAAATAATGATGCCTTTTACTATAAATACAATTACGACGCAGAAAACCGATTGACCGAAGCCTGGTCGGCGCTTTCTGCCAATATAGATGCCAGAGGTTTTGGTAGTAGTTTGGGTGCAAACAAACGTTTAGATGCTACCTATCGTTATTACCTGCATGGCCCATTGGCCCGTATGGAACTTGGGAACGAAGAAAACAAGGTACAGGGCATTGACTATGCCTATACCCTACAAGGATGGCTAAAAGGAGTAAACAGTACCAACCTTAACCCTAACATAGATATGGGCCGTGATGGCTCTGCTACAAGTACCATTGGTAAAGATGCCTATAGCTACACACTGCACTATTACGGGCAAAATGATTATGTGCCTATTGGTACATTTTATAACAGTACACGCCCGTTTTTTGGTGGTTATACAGCCAACGAATTTAAACCACTTTATAACGGCAACATAGCTATGATGGGCGTTAACATCCCTAAAGTAGGCCCAGCATTACAGTACGCCTACAGGTACGACCAGCTTAACCGGATTACCCAAACTACCACTTATGAGGGGCTTAACTCCACTTCCAATATTTGGACACCCAATAAGCTAGAAGATTTTAGAGAGAATTTTGCCTACGATGCCAATGGTAATATTTTAACCTTACAGCGAAAGGGCAACAATACTTTTGCCGGTATGCCATTAAATATGGATAACCTGAAGTATTCGTACTACTACATAAAAGCGGATGGAACCAAGGGCACCTATCGTCCATCAGAAGATGCGGTTCCAAGTGATGCCGTTGCCTTTACCAACCAGCTTTCTGGTGTAGCTGATACACAAGATAATACCAATAACTATCCAAATGATATAGACCACCAAACCCCAACGAACTATGTTTACGACCGTATCGGTAACTTGATTAAAGATCGGAAAGAGGGACTGGTAAGCATTGACTGGAACGTATATGGCAAAATCAAAAGCATTGGCAAAGATTTAAATGGCGACCAAACCATAGATAAGACCATTGCTTACCAATATGATGCCTCGGGCAACCGTGTTGGCAAAACCTACGATGGTACTTCTACCTATTATGTACGCGATGCCCAGGGCAATACTCTGGCAGTATACGATAAACAAGATAGCAACCCTTTGTATTGGCGTGAGCAACAACTTTATGGCAGTAGCCGTTTGGGTATGTGGAAACCAAATGTTATTTTAGCTACGGGAAATGCCCAACAGGTCTGGAATGACGTGGGCAATAAGTTCTTTGAACTCAGTAACCATTTGGGTAACGTACTGGCCGTAATAAGTGACAAGCGTGTACCTCTTACAGGTGGTGGTTACGAAGCTGAAGTAGTAAGTGCCAATGATTATTATGCCTTTGGTGGCCAAATGCCAGGAAGAAATTTTAACTTAGGGGGCAGTTACCGTTATGGATTTAACGGCAAGGAGAATGATAATGAGGTTGGTAAGGGAGAGGGAGGCCAGCAGGACTATGGAATGAGGATCTACAATCCGAGGATTGGTAAGTTCTTGAGTGTGAATCCTCTAACTAGAGAATACGCTGCCTTGACACCATATCAATTTTCTAGTAACAATCCTATCGCTATGATAGATGTTGATGGCTTAGAGGGGACTCCTTTTCAGATAGCCCAAGCCGTATCCTCTAATAGGGCTTATGAAGCGGACCTGCATAAAAAAGATCCTAAAAATGCAGATGCGATAATAAGACAGCATAATATTGATGCATTTTTGTTTGTTGGTGGTGCTTTAACAGGCGGAGCAGGAAGATTGGCAACTATATTTTGGGATGGTGTAATGCTTTTTGGCGGCTACAAAATAGCTAAAGGGGCAATAAAGAAAGATTCAGATCAAACTATGGAGGGGGTTCGTATAGTTGCAGGTGCTGCCATGGGGGAAATTCTTTCAGCTACTATTGGACTGGTAATTAAATCTGGCAAGCCTGTTATTCTCGATTTTTTTGGCGGCCAAAAATCTAATATCAAAGGAGCCTTAAATGTGGATCCTGTGGCAGAGGCTGGATTTAAAGGTACTATTGAAGAGTTTGTGCAAGTGGCCAAAAAAAACAATATAACAGGCAAAGTTGATAAAATTGTTGCTAATAATCCGTTTGGTTATTCAGATTATATTGCTGATGCCTCTCAATTGCTAAAAAAAGGAGGGACAATTACAGTTCGAGGAACAGAATCCAATAAGTATTTTAATCAGATACTAAAAGGAACGGCGGAGGGGCTCGAAAATTTTGAAGTTTTAAAATCGAAAGCATTAATTAGTGAAGCTGAAAAGAAACTTATGAAAACAACAACTGGAAAGCCTATAACAGGAGATGTTTACGAGGTAATTTTAAAAAAGAAATAA
- a CDS encoding HAD family hydrolase: MEKIKNIIFDYGNVIFAIDFLKTQNALSQLGIPNVTQFFAHKGHNQLFDDFETGSLSPAQFRDGIRKAANKLDLTDQQIDDAWNSLLLGVSGNNHDVLLEVKQKYRTFLLSNNNKIHYDWIIAYLQKDFGSNNYDDFFEKAYFSQDTSMRKPNVEIFEMVLKENSLNPKETVFIDDSPQHIEGAKKAGLNTLLMDVHPEKLRDFLIHHKLL, from the coding sequence ATGGAAAAAATTAAAAATATTATCTTCGATTACGGCAATGTAATATTCGCTATCGATTTCTTGAAAACGCAAAACGCTCTGTCACAATTAGGTATCCCTAACGTTACACAATTCTTTGCCCACAAAGGGCATAATCAATTATTTGATGATTTTGAAACAGGTAGCCTCTCTCCTGCCCAGTTTAGGGATGGAATTAGAAAAGCAGCCAATAAATTGGACCTTACAGACCAACAGATAGATGATGCATGGAACAGCCTTTTGCTTGGCGTATCAGGTAACAATCATGATGTGCTGTTAGAAGTAAAACAAAAATATCGTACATTCCTGTTAAGCAATAACAATAAAATTCATTACGATTGGATCATTGCCTATCTGCAAAAAGATTTTGGATCTAATAATTACGATGATTTTTTCGAAAAAGCTTACTTTTCTCAAGATACTTCAATGCGAAAGCCCAATGTAGAAATTTTTGAGATGGTACTTAAAGAAAACAGCCTCAATCCAAAAGAAACCGTATTTATTGATGATAGTCCACAGCATATAGAAGGCGCAAAAAAGGCTGGTTTAAATACTTTATTAATGGACGTACACCCCGAGAAACTGCGTGATTTTTTAATCCATCACAAATTATTATAG
- a CDS encoding DUF962 domain-containing protein: protein MSVKKYKSLQEFYPFYLSEHQNTTSRILHFVGTALVVVCLIGGILFHDWRFLIAVPFLGYGFAWVGHFFFEKNKPATFQYPAYSLASDFLLFWDLLNGKQSFRAK from the coding sequence ATGAGTGTCAAAAAATACAAATCGCTACAAGAGTTTTATCCTTTTTATTTAAGCGAACATCAAAATACCACTAGCCGTATTCTTCATTTTGTAGGTACCGCGTTGGTAGTAGTTTGCTTAATTGGTGGAATTTTATTTCATGACTGGCGTTTTTTGATAGCTGTTCCTTTTTTAGGATATGGCTTTGCCTGGGTAGGGCATTTCTTTTTCGAAAAAAACAAACCTGCCACCTTTCAATATCCTGCTTACAGCTTGGCTAGCGATTTCCTATTATTTTGGGATTTACTAAATGGCAAGCAATCTTTTAGAGCGAAATAG
- the katG gene encoding catalase/peroxidase HPI, with translation MENNSQDISKCPFHNGSMKSNAGGSGTRNRDWWPKQLKLNILRQHSSLSNPMGKDFDYAAAFNSLDYESLKKDLHALMTDSQDWWPADFGHYGGLFIRMAWHSAGTYRVGDGRGGAGQGQQRFAPLNSWPDNVSLDKARRLLWPIKQKYGNKISWADLMILTGNVALESMGFKTFGFAGGREDVWEASEDVYWGSETTWLGNEERYSSGAEGVTGSGVVVSDDDANGQKHSQDLEKPLAAAHMGLIYVNPEGPNGNPDPIAAARDIRETFARMAMDDEETVALIAGGHTFGKTHGAATSDHVGKEPEAADLAEQGFGWNNTFGTGKGADTITSGLEVTWTTTPTQWSNNFFENLFGFEWELTKSPGGAHQWVAKTDQEIIPDAFDTAKKHKPTMLTTDLSLRFDPAYEKISRRFLANPDAFADAFARAWFKLTHRDMGPKFRYLGPEVPAEELIWQDPVPAVNHPLIDENDTETLKGKILATGLSIGELVSTAWASASTFRGGDKRGGANGARIRLTPQRYWQANNPAQLDKVLSALERIQKQFNESQTDGKKVSLADLIVLGGVAAVEKATTDAGLNTKVPFIPGRTDASQDQTEVASFAFMEPIADGFRNYKKGRTASSTEELLVDKAQLLTLTAPEMTALVGGLRALNANFDGSSHGILTQTPSKLTNDFFVNLLDMNTAWKATDNDRELYEGQDRTTGATKWTATRADLVFGSNAELRAIAEVYASADAKQKFVNDFVAAWNKVMNLDRFDLV, from the coding sequence ATGGAAAATAACTCTCAAGACATCAGCAAATGCCCATTTCACAATGGTAGTATGAAAAGTAATGCCGGCGGCAGCGGTACCAGAAATAGAGATTGGTGGCCAAAACAGCTCAAGCTAAATATCTTACGCCAACACTCTTCTTTATCTAACCCAATGGGTAAAGATTTTGATTACGCAGCGGCTTTTAATAGCTTAGATTACGAAAGTTTAAAGAAAGATCTGCATGCACTGATGACCGACTCGCAAGATTGGTGGCCAGCAGATTTTGGTCATTATGGAGGGTTGTTTATCCGTATGGCTTGGCACAGCGCTGGCACCTACCGTGTAGGCGATGGTCGTGGAGGCGCAGGGCAAGGTCAGCAGCGTTTTGCTCCGTTAAATAGCTGGCCAGATAACGTAAGTTTAGATAAAGCTCGCCGCCTATTATGGCCTATCAAACAAAAATATGGCAACAAAATTTCTTGGGCAGATTTAATGATCTTAACCGGAAATGTAGCTTTAGAATCGATGGGTTTTAAAACCTTTGGATTTGCAGGTGGACGCGAAGATGTTTGGGAAGCTAGCGAAGACGTGTATTGGGGTTCTGAAACCACTTGGCTGGGTAACGAAGAACGTTATTCTAGCGGAGCAGAAGGCGTAACGGGATCTGGCGTAGTAGTTTCTGATGATGATGCGAACGGACAAAAACACTCCCAAGATTTAGAAAAACCACTGGCAGCGGCTCACATGGGCTTAATTTATGTAAACCCAGAAGGACCAAATGGCAACCCCGATCCTATTGCGGCGGCCAGAGATATTAGAGAAACCTTTGCCCGTATGGCGATGGATGATGAAGAAACCGTAGCGCTAATTGCTGGCGGACACACCTTTGGTAAAACGCATGGTGCCGCTACTTCTGATCATGTAGGTAAAGAACCAGAAGCTGCCGATTTAGCAGAACAAGGCTTTGGCTGGAACAATACTTTTGGCACAGGCAAGGGCGCCGATACCATTACCAGCGGTTTAGAAGTAACATGGACAACCACGCCTACACAATGGAGCAATAACTTCTTCGAAAATTTATTTGGTTTCGAATGGGAGTTAACTAAAAGCCCTGGAGGTGCACACCAATGGGTAGCAAAAACTGATCAAGAAATTATTCCTGATGCTTTTGACACCGCTAAAAAGCATAAACCTACCATGCTAACTACCGATCTTTCTTTAAGGTTCGACCCGGCTTATGAGAAAATATCTAGACGCTTTTTAGCAAACCCTGATGCTTTTGCAGATGCCTTTGCCCGTGCTTGGTTTAAATTAACCCATCGTGATATGGGGCCAAAATTCCGTTATCTTGGCCCGGAAGTACCTGCAGAAGAACTAATTTGGCAAGATCCTGTTCCAGCGGTTAATCATCCATTAATTGATGAAAATGATACTGAAACCTTAAAGGGAAAAATTTTGGCAACCGGCCTCTCTATTGGCGAGTTGGTTTCTACAGCTTGGGCTTCGGCATCTACTTTCCGCGGTGGCGATAAACGTGGCGGAGCAAACGGTGCACGTATCCGCTTAACTCCGCAGAGATATTGGCAGGCAAATAATCCAGCGCAGCTAGACAAAGTATTAAGTGCGCTAGAGCGCATACAAAAGCAGTTTAATGAAAGCCAAACAGATGGCAAAAAAGTTTCTTTAGCCGATTTAATTGTTTTAGGTGGCGTTGCAGCTGTAGAAAAAGCAACTACTGATGCAGGACTAAATACCAAAGTTCCATTCATCCCCGGCCGTACAGATGCCTCGCAAGACCAAACAGAAGTAGCTTCGTTCGCTTTTATGGAACCTATTGCTGATGGTTTCCGCAATTATAAAAAAGGGCGCACAGCCTCTTCTACAGAAGAATTATTGGTTGATAAGGCACAATTATTAACATTAACTGCTCCCGAAATGACAGCGCTAGTTGGAGGTTTGAGGGCCTTAAATGCAAATTTCGATGGCTCTAGCCACGGTATTTTAACGCAAACACCGAGCAAACTTACCAACGATTTCTTTGTGAATTTATTAGATATGAATACCGCTTGGAAAGCTACTGACAATGATAGAGAGCTTTATGAGGGACAAGATCGAACTACAGGAGCAACCAAATGGACCGCCACCCGTGCCGATTTGGTTTTTGGCTCTAATGCAGAGCTAAGGGCTATTGCAGAAGTATATGCCAGCGCAGATGCCAAACAAAAATTCGTAAATGATTTTGTAGCTGCTTGGAACAAAGTGATGAACTTGGATAGATTTGATTTGGTGTAA
- a CDS encoding GreA/GreB family elongation factor yields METKSILLSKSDYKFLNEHLEKAVMSDYNKSRLREEVKNAKIFDDDKLPTDVVSLYTEAKIESTDNSQTFVFKLVLPKDANIKQQKVSIFAPISIALWGYQTGDLINWEMPDGIKEFKIISVRKLAENEH; encoded by the coding sequence ATGGAAACAAAGTCAATTTTATTGTCTAAAAGCGATTACAAATTTTTAAACGAGCACTTAGAAAAAGCCGTTATGAGCGATTATAACAAATCTCGTTTAAGAGAAGAAGTTAAAAATGCTAAAATATTCGATGACGACAAGCTGCCTACAGATGTGGTTTCGCTTTACACCGAAGCCAAAATAGAAAGCACAGATAACAGTCAAACTTTTGTTTTTAAATTAGTTCTACCTAAAGATGCGAACATCAAACAACAAAAAGTATCTATCTTTGCGCCAATTAGCATTGCATTATGGGGTTACCAAACCGGCGACCTAATTAACTGGGAAATGCCTGATGGAATTAAAGAATTTAAAATTATCTCGGTAAGGAAACTTGCCGAAAACGAGCATTAG